tggcagacacctgcagtcccagctactcgggaggctgaggcaggagaattgcttgaacccgggaggtggaggctgcagtgagccaagatcatgccattacactccagcctgggagacagagcaagactccatctcaaagaaagtCTTCGTTGAAGCTATCTGCATTTGCCTTGCCTGGCATGGTTTAGGTTCATGCTTCCTTCCCAGCTCCCTGAGTGACTCTCCCTAAagcagggagaaagggagggaagaggtaAACAGAATGTGGCCAAGGGAAATCTCACACATGTGGTTGGCAGAATTACCATGAGCCAGACCATGGCTAGTTAACGGGTATCCAATTATGACCAAAACAGACATGGACCCCTTGTAGTTCTCCTTCTCACTCTAACCTAGTAATACCCAGTCATATCTGAGTTCCCAAATGTCCAACTCCCCAACCACAGCTGTGAATTTCAGTTCTGAGTGGTCTGTGGGCCAGGTCAGCACCAACACATCATACAAGGCCTTCAGTTCTGAGTGGATCAGCGCTGATATTGGGCTGCAGGTCGGGCTAAGTGGAGTCAACATCACACTCACAGGTGAGGGAGGGCTCTTACctgttgggggtggtgggggaaggcTCTGCCATCTTCGGGATCTATGTTTGGTGTGGTCCAAAGAGCTATAGGATGCCTGGCACTGGGGCTGGGAGGATGTGTGAGGTGGGAGGTCAGAGGCATGGTAGGAAGGGAAGTTCAGGGCCTTGGAAGCTGCCTTCTCTCAGTTGAGACCACTTCCTGTCCCTCTGCCCAGTGTGGGTGAGTCCCTACCTAGGCCCCACTCTGGCCCTTGGGTTCCTGCTGAGCACAGCTGCCTTGTGCCCCAGGGACCCCCGTGCAGCAGCTGAATGAGACCATCAATTACAACGAGGAGTTCACCTGGCGCCTGGGCGAGAACTATGCTGAGGAGTATGCAAAGGCTCTGGAGAAGGGGCTGCCAGACCCTGTGCTCTACCTAGCTGAGAAGTTCACTCCAAGAAGCCCATGTGGCCTATACCGCCAGTACAGCCTGGCAGGACACTATGCCTCAGCCATGCTATGGTGAGGATGGGAAGGGGATGGGGTGGAGGCCCTGGTAGCCTAGATTCAGGAACAGGGTTTCTACCCATCTCTCCTCCACTCATGTGGATATCTCAGGTGGGGCGGCCTGGCACCAGTCCCCATGGTGCTGGCTTGGGAAGTCCATGGGAAAGAATCCCTACCTCATATCTTTGGGTCACTCTTGGGTCCCTGAACCTCCGCCTGGGCCCGTCCAAATTCACCAGCAGGTAGAAGTACCTGGGCCAGTCCTCACTGGGTCCTGGCTCTCCAGGGTGGCATTCCTCTGCTGGCTGCTGGCCAATGTGATGCTCTCCATGCCTGTGCTGGTATATGGTGGCTACATGCTATTGGCCACAGGCATCTTCCAGCTGTTGGCTCTGCTCTTCTTCTCCATGGCCACATCACTCACCTCACCCTGTCCCCTGCACCTGGGTGCTTCTGTGCTGCATACTCACCAGGGGCCTGCTTTCTGGATCACATTGACCACGGGTAAGACCCAGCCCTAAAGAGAAGCACTAGAAGGCTCAAGGCCAGGGATGGAGGGCCTGGGGGCATCATGTCAGTAGAGTTGCGGGTCTGTTCCTAGGGGCCAGGATAGCTTTGCCCTCTTTAAAGCCCCACCCTCTTGTATCTCTTAGCTCCTGATTTGCTCTCCCCAGTGccacttcccctccctcctcagaGATGCCCACTCCCTTGtatcttctctgtctctgtcatccCCTAACTCTCTTCACCCAGCTGCTTCTAAAATCTTCCAACCCCCTGTCCCCTCTTGCTTCCTCCAAATACCCTTCTCTGGGTCCCCATTCTTAAACCCTTCCCTGTCCTGCCTTACACATCCCTAAATTGTCCTGCAGTCTTATTCTCCTCTCCTGTCCCACTGTCTACTCCCTCATGTGCCTCCTCATGCCTGCTCCTCTGTGCCCTGCCCTTCcccagggtttttttcttttctctccctattTTCAGAgttctccctcttcccctttctctctctcccggGATATAACAGAAGGAGACTGGGCTTGGAGTCTGGAAACTCAGGACAACAGAGCCACACCAGCCACATGCCCCTCAGCCAGTCACCTCTCTGAGCCCAAGTTGCCCTGAAGCAGGGGCTCTAGGCTTCCCTTAGAGTTGTTCTGACACTCCCAGGGGAAGATATCCTTGGCAGATGTTACTAGCACTAAGGTGGGACAATTGTTGCCCTCGTCTCCAGGACTGCTGTGCGTGCTGCTGGGCCTGGCTATGGCGGTGGCCCACAGGATGCAGCCTCACAAGCTGAAGGCTTTCTTCAACCAGAGTGTGGATGAAGACCCCATGCTGGAGTGGAGTCCTGAGGAAGGTGGACTCCTGAGCCCCCGCTACCGGTCCATGGCTGACAGTCCAGAGTCCCAGGACATTCCCTTGTCAGAGGCTTCCTCCACCAACGCATACTGTAAGGAGGCACACCCCGAAGATCCTGACTGTGCTCTATAACATTCCTCCCCGTGGAGGCCACCTGGACTTCCAGTCTGGCTCCAAACCTCACTGGAGTCCCATAAAACCAGCAGAACTGCCCTCAGGTGGCTGGTACCAGACCTCCAGCACCAATCTACAGACGGAGTAGAAAAAGGAGGCTGTACATACTGATgttaagaaacaaagcaaaacaaaaagccctAAGGGGCTGAAGAGATGCTGGGCCTGTCCATAAAGCCTGTTGCCATGATAAGGCCAAGCAGGGGCCATCTCGTCTCCGCACAGCAACCCAGCCTTTCCGTGCTGCCTTGCCTCTTCAAGATGCTATTCACCGAAACCTAACTTCACCCCAATAAACCGGCAGGGCGGGGGTTACATATGATTCTCCTATGGTTTCCTCTCATCCCTCGGCacctcttgttttcctttttcctgggttccttttgttcttcctttgCTTCCCCAGCTTGTGTGGCCTTTTGGTACAATGAAAGACAGCACTGGAAAGGAGGGGAAACCAAACTTCTCATCCTAGGTCTAACATTAACCAACTATGCCACATTCTCTTTGAGCTTCAGTTCCCAAATTTGCTAAATAAGATTGCAGGACTTGCCAAGAATCTCGGCATTTATCTTTCTATGCCTTGCTGACACCTACCTTGGCCCTCAGACACCACCTCACAAGAAGCCAGGTGGGAAGTTAGGGAATCAACTCCAAAACGCTATTCCTTCCCACCCCACTCAGCTGAGCTAGCTGAGTGGCGTTCAGGACCAGGAGTGGGTGACCTGCCGCATCACTGCCATCTAACATCCACCTGGGGTGGCTCAGAAAGATGCTAGTTCTGGTAGGGTCCCTCCGGCCTCACTAGAGGGCGCCCCTATTACCCTGGAGTCCACGCAGAGAATCAGGTTTCACAGCACAGCGGAGAGTGTACTAGGCTGTCTCCAGCCCAGCGAAGCTCCTGAGGGCGTGCGACCCCGGCGCGGAGAAGCCATGAAAATTAATgggaaaaacagtttttaaaaaacaaaagaaaaaaagtttatttacagCTCGCCCCAGGAGACTTTCCCTGGTGCCTGCGGATGTCCGAGGCCTCGCGCCAGCAGCGCTCAGTGCCCTTCCTGGAGCTCTCCTGGGCCAGGCCTGGCGGGCACTGCTTCCCGGCCTGCGATGTCCCAAGGCGGGGAAGGAGTCCAGATTGGGTCCCCCTCACAGGTTAGTGGTGATACATTTTAAGTCCGGGAGCGCGGCCTGCTTGTGCGGTGGGTCGCTGAAGATAAGAGGTGAGCCCCCTCTCTCCTGGCTGCAGTCCTTGGCGCTTTGGTCCAGAAGGGTGCGAAGAGCGCCGGGCCGAACATAGTGGAGACTCACCACGGCCCCTCCGAGGAAGAGGCACAGGATGCCTGTGGCGGTGGCGATCGAAAGAAAGGAGGGCATGTGGAGTCagggctatgttgcccaggctggtctcgaactcctggcctcaaacgaccttcctgccttgacctcccaaagtgctgggattacaggcgtgatgcCCGGGCCTTCTTCCATCTTTTGGAGCCTACCCCTTGTGTTACCTCCCCCGGCCCCCTACACACCTCTAATCTGGATTACGTGAAACACGGCAAGACACCAAACCCTTCTGAGCCCCCcacttttcatctgtaaaatggtcatAACTGCCGTTTCTTGAATAGATGAATAGATGTGAATTCATTCTGTAAACTGGAAAGTGCACACCCGGTGCGAATCCTGTCCCCACCCTTAGCCCCCGGGGCCCATTCCCTCGGTCCTCACCGGTTGCCAGCGTGACCCAGAAGGCGGCGCCGTACTGAGGGGTGAGCGCGGAGGAGCCTAGGCGGAGCGGGCAGAGCGGCACGCTGGAGATGGAGGCCAAGGCGAAGACCCCGAAGAGCGCGAAGGCTCCGGTGGTCAGCAGTGCGAGGCCTCCGTAGAGCGGGGCCGGCGTGGAGAGCAGCACGTTGGAGAGGAGCCAGAAGCAGAACGCCACCCTGCCGGGGAGTGGGGGGAACGGCCGTGAGCAGGCTTCTCCCAGCCCACCGGGGTTCCCACAGCCTCGCTCCTCTTTGTCCCTACCCCAGCGCCAAAGCCAGGGGCTGGGATGGCGGCGGCGCAGGGGAATTCCCTGGGGGAGAAGCGGGCTCCTGAGGTCCAGGCGGTGGCTGGAGTCTCTCTGGATTCCGATGGTCTGTGCAGATCTCGTGGATCTTCTAACCCGCGAGGCTGTCATGCCCATCCCGAGCGCGTCGGGTCTGGCTGCAGCTGCTCAGCGCCTCCGAGGCCTGCATCCTCCCGCTCGTACGGCCCAGCTCCcggcacacacacacgtgcacacagccTTCCCTCCAGCGCTTACCACAGCGTGGCCGAGGCGTAGTGTCCCGCCAGGTGGTACTGGTGGTACAGGCCGCAAGGGCTACCCGGTGTGAACTTCTCCGCCAGGTAGAGCACTGGGTCCGGCAGCCCCTTCTCCAGTGCGTTCGCGTACTCCGCGGCGTAATTCTCTTTCAGACGCCAGGTGAACTGCTCGTTGTAGTCAATGGTCTCGTTCAGCTGATGCACTGGGGTCCCTGCGGGGTGAGGCGGGCTCATGGGGCTGCGCACGGTCGGAGACCTCGCAACTAAGCGGATTCAGACAGGAAAGTGGGAGTGTGGCGCTCTCGGCGGGAGAAATGGGTTCGGTGGTGGTTGGAGAAAACGCAAATCCACGAGAACCAC
This window of the Nomascus leucogenys isolate Asia chromosome 6, Asia_NLE_v1, whole genome shotgun sequence genome carries:
- the DUOXA1 gene encoding dual oxidase maturation factor 1 isoform X1: MAALGHTFPFYAGPKPTFPMDTTSATIIMIFLTALATFIVILPGIRGKTRLFWLLRVVTSLFIGAAILAVNFSSEWSVGQVSTNTSYKAFSSEWISADIGLQVGLSGVNITLTGTPVQQLNETINYNEEFTWRLGENYAEEYAKALEKGLPDPVLYLAEKFTPRSPCGLYRQYSLAGHYASAMLWVAFLCWLLANVMLSMPVLVYGGYMLLATGIFQLLALLFFSMATSLTSPCPLHLGASVLHTHQGPAFWITLTTGLLCVLLGLAMAVAHRMQPHKLKAFFNQSVDEDPMLEWSPEEGGLLSPRYRSMADSPESQDIPLSEASSTNAYCKEAHPEDPDCAL
- the DUOXA1 gene encoding dual oxidase maturation factor 1 isoform X2, with protein sequence MAALGHTFPFYAGPKPTFPMDTTSATIIMIFLTALATFIVILPGIRGKTRLFWLLRVVTSLFIGAAILGTPVQQLNETINYNEEFTWRLGENYAEEYAKALEKGLPDPVLYLAEKFTPRSPCGLYRQYSLAGHYASAMLWVAFLCWLLANVMLSMPVLVYGGYMLLATGIFQLLALLFFSMATSLTSPCPLHLGASVLHTHQGPAFWITLTTGLLCVLLGLAMAVAHRMQPHKLKAFFNQSVDEDPMLEWSPEEGGLLSPRYRSMADSPESQDIPLSEASSTNAYCKEAHPEDPDCAL
- the DUOXA2 gene encoding dual oxidase maturation factor 2, with amino-acid sequence MTLWNGVLPFYPQPRHAAGFSVPLLIVILVFLALAASFLLILPGIRGHSRWFWLVRVLLSLFIGAEIVAVHFSAEWFVGRVNTNTSYKAFSAARVTARVGLLVGLQGINITLTGTPVHQLNETIDYNEQFTWRLKENYAAEYANALEKGLPDPVLYLAEKFTPGSPCGLYHQYHLAGHYASATLWVAFCFWLLSNVLLSTPAPLYGGLALLTTGAFALFGVFALASISSVPLCPLRLGSSALTPQYGAAFWVTLATGILCLFLGGAVVSLHYVRPGALRTLLDQSAKDCSQERGGSPLIFSDPPHKQAALPDLKCITTNL